The following proteins are encoded in a genomic region of Stutzerimonas balearica DSM 6083:
- a CDS encoding methyl-accepting chemotaxis protein — MWFKSKQMAQRLEHETRERLARDEARQARIEALERELGDAHRVIEAQRQQLAHHRGVAANLVRFGSSVSSLGDSFEYLAAQLAHSQDRAGQVAEAALASRQQFGALRGEAQRMEDGLDQASQKVQSLAECSREINGIVDLISGIASQTNLLALNAAIEAARAGSAGRGFAVVASEIRSLAEKTALATDDIVGKIGEVQEEIRSVHTHIRLQGESAQGFNHTAEEAVQAMERLRELAGAMRRSSETSALRAGVELANLDELSLKFVVYNHLLGNGEQPPELPSERDCRFGRWYYGDADRQLKLFDGFAQIERPHTAVHAQGQAAITAFGQGELTLALQSLERMEDANLQVMRIVNGLLDRLEQAPESGAERGERQLLDA, encoded by the coding sequence ATGTGGTTCAAGAGCAAGCAGATGGCACAGCGCCTGGAGCACGAGACCCGCGAGCGGCTTGCACGCGATGAGGCGCGCCAGGCGCGCATCGAGGCGCTGGAGCGGGAGCTGGGCGACGCGCACCGGGTGATCGAGGCGCAGCGGCAGCAGCTCGCGCACCATCGCGGCGTGGCGGCCAACCTGGTGCGCTTCGGCAGCTCGGTGTCCAGCCTTGGCGATTCCTTCGAATACCTCGCTGCGCAGCTGGCGCACAGCCAGGACCGCGCCGGGCAGGTGGCCGAGGCGGCGCTGGCCAGCCGGCAGCAGTTCGGTGCCTTGCGTGGCGAGGCGCAGCGGATGGAGGACGGCCTCGATCAGGCCTCGCAGAAGGTACAGTCGCTGGCCGAGTGCTCGCGCGAGATCAACGGCATCGTCGACCTGATCAGCGGCATCGCCAGCCAGACCAACCTGCTCGCGCTGAATGCCGCAATCGAGGCCGCGCGCGCCGGCAGTGCCGGGCGCGGCTTTGCCGTGGTCGCCAGCGAGATCCGCAGCCTGGCGGAAAAGACCGCGCTGGCCACCGACGACATCGTGGGCAAGATCGGCGAGGTGCAGGAAGAAATCCGCAGCGTGCATACGCACATCCGCTTGCAGGGCGAGAGCGCGCAGGGCTTCAACCACACCGCCGAGGAAGCGGTGCAGGCAATGGAACGGCTGCGCGAGCTGGCTGGGGCGATGCGCCGTAGCAGCGAGACCTCGGCCCTGCGCGCCGGCGTCGAACTGGCCAACCTTGACGAGTTGTCGCTCAAGTTCGTGGTCTATAACCACCTGCTCGGCAACGGCGAGCAGCCGCCGGAGCTGCCGAGCGAGCGCGATTGCCGCTTCGGCCGCTGGTACTACGGCGACGCCGACCGCCAGCTCAAGCTGTTCGATGGCTTCGCCCAGATCGAGCGACCGCACACCGCCGTGCACGCTCAGGGCCAGGCGGCGATCACCGCGTTCGGCCAGGGTGAGCTGACCCTCGCGTTGCAGAGCCTGGAGCGCATGGAAGACGCCAATCTTCAGGTGATGCGCATCGTCAACGGCCTGCTCGATAGACTGGAGCAGGCTCCCGAGAGCGGGGCAGAGCGGGGCGAACGACAGCTGCTCGATGCTTGA
- a CDS encoding nitrous oxide reductase family maturation protein NosD encodes MLVSRTNGRFHLLALVALLFLGGGAQAAQPLSSLPLEALGDNHWLLPAGEHLGQFRIDQPLTLRCAPGAVLDAGGQGNALTIAAAQVTVEGCNIRNWGRDLTAMNSAIFVERSGRGAILRDNHLEGAGFGIWLDGTADVSVLGNRIEGDPSVRSQDRGNGIHLYAVTGARVVGNHVQQTRDGIYIDTSNGNRLEGNVLEDLRYGVHYMFANDNSVIGNVTRRTRTGYALMQSRKLTVVGNRSEHDQNYGMLMNYITYSTIRDNFVSEVQSGDTGGDSMISGGEGKALFIYNSLFNTIENNHFEKSALGIHLTAGSEDNRIAGNAFVGNQQQVKYVATRTQEWSQDGRGNYWSDYLGWDRNDDGLGDVPYEPNDNVDRLLWMYPQVRLLMNSPSIELLRWVQRAFPVIRSPGVQDSHPLMALPTQNLLKQEPQS; translated from the coding sequence GTGCTCGTATCTCGGACCAACGGCAGATTCCACCTCCTGGCGCTTGTTGCGCTTCTCTTTCTCGGTGGCGGCGCCCAGGCGGCGCAGCCCCTCTCGTCGCTGCCGCTCGAAGCGCTGGGCGACAACCACTGGCTGCTGCCGGCTGGCGAGCACCTGGGCCAGTTCCGCATCGACCAGCCGCTCACGCTGCGCTGTGCGCCGGGCGCCGTGCTCGATGCCGGGGGCCAGGGCAATGCCCTGACCATTGCCGCCGCGCAGGTCACTGTCGAAGGCTGCAACATTCGTAACTGGGGCCGCGACCTTACCGCGATGAACTCGGCGATCTTCGTCGAGCGCAGCGGACGCGGCGCCATCCTGCGCGACAACCACCTCGAAGGAGCCGGCTTCGGTATCTGGCTCGACGGCACGGCCGATGTCAGCGTGCTCGGCAACCGTATCGAGGGCGACCCCAGCGTGCGCTCGCAGGACCGCGGCAACGGCATCCACCTGTACGCGGTGACCGGTGCGCGCGTCGTCGGCAACCATGTGCAGCAGACCCGTGACGGCATCTACATCGACACCTCCAACGGCAACCGCCTGGAAGGCAACGTGCTGGAGGACCTGCGGTACGGCGTGCACTACATGTTCGCCAACGACAACAGCGTGATCGGCAACGTCACCCGCCGCACGCGTACCGGCTATGCGCTGATGCAGAGCCGCAAGCTCACCGTCGTCGGCAACCGCTCCGAGCATGACCAGAACTACGGCATGCTGATGAACTACATCACCTACTCGACCATTCGCGACAACTTCGTCAGCGAAGTGCAGTCCGGCGACACCGGCGGTGACAGCATGATTTCCGGGGGCGAGGGCAAGGCGCTGTTCATCTACAACTCGCTGTTCAACACCATCGAGAACAACCACTTCGAGAAGAGCGCGCTGGGCATCCACCTGACCGCCGGCTCGGAGGACAACCGCATCGCCGGCAATGCCTTCGTCGGCAACCAGCAGCAGGTCAAGTACGTCGCCACTCGCACCCAGGAATGGTCGCAGGACGGGCGCGGCAACTACTGGAGCGACTACCTGGGCTGGGACCGCAACGACGACGGCCTGGGCGACGTGCCCTACGAGCCGAACGACAACGTCGACCGGCTGCTGTGGATGTACCCGCAGGTGCGTCTGCTGATGAACAGCCCCAGCATCGAACTGTTGCGCTGGGTGCAGCGCGCCTTTCCGGTGATTCGCTCGCCCGGCGTGCAGGACAGCCATCCGCTGATGGCCCTGCCGACGCAAAATCTCTTGAAACAGGAACCCCAGTCATGA
- a CDS encoding nitrous oxide reductase accessory protein NosL, with amino-acid sequence MKTFQQFGLVLLLALGLAACGESQQPAASLDPVAFHDGDECHVCGMVISDFPGPKGEAVTAGGVKKFCSAAEMLGWWLQPENRGRDMKLYVHDMGRSVWEHPDDSHLIDATSAYYVIGTPLKGAMGAVLASFAEEGAAQKLAAEHGGRVLRFEEIDQALLQQAAAMQYGAAHEGAMHEGAHGEHAAASMDHNEHAGH; translated from the coding sequence ATGAAAACCTTTCAGCAATTCGGCCTGGTTCTGCTGCTGGCGCTGGGGCTGGCTGCCTGCGGCGAGTCGCAGCAGCCGGCTGCAAGTCTCGATCCGGTAGCCTTTCACGACGGTGACGAATGCCACGTCTGCGGCATGGTCATCAGCGACTTTCCCGGGCCCAAGGGCGAGGCGGTGACGGCGGGCGGAGTGAAGAAGTTCTGTTCGGCCGCCGAGATGCTCGGCTGGTGGCTGCAGCCGGAAAACCGCGGGCGTGACATGAAGCTCTACGTGCACGACATGGGGCGAAGTGTCTGGGAACACCCGGACGACAGCCATCTGATTGACGCAACCAGCGCCTACTATGTGATCGGAACGCCGCTCAAGGGCGCGATGGGTGCGGTGCTCGCCAGCTTCGCCGAGGAGGGCGCCGCGCAGAAGCTGGCCGCCGAACACGGCGGGCGCGTGCTGCGCTTCGAGGAGATCGACCAGGCCTTGCTCCAGCAGGCGGCGGCCATGCAGTATGGCGCGGCACATGAGGGCGCGATGCACGAGGGCGCGCACGGCGAGCACGCGGCGGCGTCGATGGACCACAACGAACACGCCGGTCACTGA
- a CDS encoding SDR family NAD(P)-dependent oxidoreductase, which yields MKSEFLDRLAVVTGASSGIGLALCAALLQRGARVLAMSRSQGGLGPLMETYGERLCWLSGDVTSAEDLTALCRRAAAMGPVDFLVPNAGIAELADSLDASAFERQWAVNGAGALNTLAALRSELAKPASVVFIGTFLTRASFPGLAAYIGTKAALAAQTRTLAVEFAPLEVRINMVSPGPTATAIWGTLGLADEQLEQVADTVSKRLLPGHFLEAAAVANVILFQLSQGARGVYGQDWVVDNGYTLA from the coding sequence ATGAAAAGCGAGTTCCTCGATCGTCTGGCCGTGGTGACGGGCGCCAGTTCGGGTATCGGCCTGGCGCTGTGCGCGGCGCTGCTGCAGCGTGGCGCGCGAGTGCTGGCGATGTCGCGTTCGCAGGGTGGCCTCGGGCCGCTGATGGAAACCTACGGCGAGCGGTTGTGCTGGCTGTCCGGCGATGTGACGTCGGCCGAGGACCTGACAGCCCTGTGCCGGCGTGCCGCGGCGATGGGGCCGGTGGATTTCCTGGTGCCGAATGCCGGTATTGCCGAGCTGGCCGATAGCCTGGACGCGAGTGCGTTCGAGCGGCAATGGGCGGTCAACGGCGCAGGCGCGCTGAACACCCTGGCTGCGCTGCGCAGCGAACTGGCCAAGCCGGCCTCGGTAGTGTTCATCGGCACCTTTCTGACCCGTGCTAGCTTTCCCGGGCTGGCGGCCTACATCGGCACCAAGGCGGCGCTCGCCGCGCAAACGCGCACCCTGGCGGTGGAGTTCGCGCCGCTCGAGGTGCGCATCAACATGGTTTCGCCCGGGCCTACCGCTACCGCCATCTGGGGCACGCTGGGGCTGGCCGACGAGCAACTCGAGCAGGTCGCCGACACGGTGAGCAAGCGGCTGCTGCCGGGGCATTTTCTCGAGGCCGCGGCGGTCGCCAACGTCATTCTGTTTCAGCTGTCGCAGGGAGCGCGCGGTGTCTACGGGCAGGACTGGGTGGTGGACAACGGCTATACCCTGGCCTGA
- the nosZ gene encoding TAT-dependent nitrous-oxide reductase, translating to MSDKSKNPETLEKGGLSRRSFLGASAMTGAAVAATAFGGAVMTRESFAAAAKEARSKIEVGPGELDEYYGFWSGGHQGEVRVLGIPSMREIMRIPVFNVDSATGWGLTNESKAVLGESAKYKNGDCHHPHISMTDGKYDGKYLFINDKANTRVARIRLDIMKCDKILTVPNCQAIHGLRLQKVPHTKYVFANAEFVIPHPNDGKVFDLQDENSYTMYNVIDAEKMEMAFQIIVDGNLDNTDADYTGRFAASTCYNSEKAYDLGGMMRNERDWVVVFDIHAAEKAVKAGKFITLGDSKVPVLDGRKKDGKDSEFTRYIPVPKNPHGCNTSPDGKYFIANGKLSPTCTVIAIDKLPDLFDGKLKDPRDVVVAEPELGLGPLHTTFDGRGNGYTTLFIDSQLCKWNIEDAIRAYKGEKVNYIRQKLDVHYQPGHNHASLCETREADGKWVVVLSKFSKDRFLPTGPLHPENDQLIDISGDEMKLMHDGPTFAEPHDCIMARRDQIKTKKIWDRNDPFFAETVKRAEKDGINLTADNKVIRDGNKVRVYMTSMAPTYGVNEFTVKQGDEVTVTITNIDQIEDVSHGFVMVNHGVSMEISPQQTSSITFVADKPGLHWYYCSWFCHALHMEMVGRMMVEPA from the coding sequence ATGAGTGACAAGAGCAAGAATCCAGAGACCCTGGAAAAGGGCGGCCTGAGTCGCCGCAGCTTCCTCGGCGCCTCCGCGATGACCGGTGCGGCCGTGGCTGCGACGGCCTTCGGCGGCGCGGTGATGACGCGTGAATCCTTTGCCGCCGCCGCCAAGGAAGCACGTTCCAAGATCGAAGTCGGCCCGGGCGAACTGGACGAGTACTACGGTTTCTGGAGCGGCGGCCACCAGGGCGAAGTGCGGGTGCTGGGCATCCCTTCGATGCGCGAGATCATGCGTATTCCGGTGTTCAACGTCGACTCGGCGACCGGCTGGGGCCTGACCAACGAGAGCAAGGCGGTGCTCGGCGAAAGCGCCAAGTACAAGAACGGCGACTGCCACCACCCGCACATCTCGATGACCGACGGCAAGTACGACGGCAAGTACCTGTTCATCAACGACAAGGCCAACACCCGCGTCGCGCGTATCCGCCTGGATATCATGAAGTGCGACAAGATCCTGACCGTACCGAACTGCCAGGCCATCCACGGCCTGCGCCTGCAGAAGGTGCCGCACACCAAGTACGTGTTCGCCAACGCCGAGTTCGTCATCCCGCATCCGAACGACGGCAAGGTCTTCGACCTGCAGGACGAAAACAGCTACACGATGTACAACGTCATCGACGCCGAAAAGATGGAGATGGCCTTCCAGATCATCGTCGATGGCAACCTGGACAACACCGACGCCGACTACACCGGCCGCTTCGCCGCGTCGACCTGCTACAACTCGGAAAAGGCCTACGACCTCGGCGGCATGATGCGCAACGAGCGCGACTGGGTCGTGGTGTTCGACATCCACGCGGCTGAAAAAGCGGTCAAGGCCGGCAAGTTCATCACTCTCGGCGACTCCAAGGTGCCGGTGCTCGATGGCCGCAAGAAGGACGGCAAGGACAGCGAATTCACCCGCTACATCCCGGTGCCGAAGAACCCGCACGGCTGCAACACCTCGCCGGACGGCAAGTACTTCATCGCCAACGGCAAGCTGTCGCCGACCTGCACCGTGATCGCCATCGACAAGCTGCCCGACCTGTTCGACGGCAAGCTGAAGGACCCGCGCGACGTCGTGGTCGCCGAGCCGGAGCTGGGTCTCGGCCCGCTGCACACCACCTTCGACGGCCGTGGCAACGGCTACACCACGCTGTTCATCGACAGCCAGCTGTGCAAGTGGAACATCGAGGACGCCATCCGCGCCTACAAGGGCGAGAAGGTCAACTACATCCGCCAGAAGCTCGACGTGCACTACCAGCCGGGGCACAACCACGCCTCGCTGTGCGAAACGCGCGAAGCGGATGGCAAGTGGGTCGTGGTGCTGTCGAAGTTCTCCAAGGACCGTTTCCTGCCGACCGGCCCGCTGCACCCGGAGAACGACCAGCTGATCGACATCTCCGGTGACGAGATGAAGCTGATGCATGACGGCCCGACCTTCGCCGAGCCGCATGACTGCATCATGGCCCGTCGTGACCAGATCAAGACCAAGAAGATCTGGGATCGCAACGACCCGTTCTTCGCCGAGACCGTCAAGCGCGCCGAGAAGGATGGCATCAACCTGACCGCCGACAACAAGGTCATCCGTGACGGCAACAAGGTTCGCGTGTACATGACCTCGATGGCGCCGACCTACGGCGTCAACGAGTTCACGGTCAAGCAGGGCGACGAAGTCACCGTGACAATCACTAACATCGACCAGATCGAGGACGTGTCCCACGGCTTCGTCATGGTCAACCACGGTGTGAGCATGGAGATCAGCCCGCAGCAGACCTCTTCCATCACCTTCGTGGCAGACAAGCCCGGCCTGCACTGGTACTACTGCAGCTGGTTCTGCCATGCCCTGCACATGGAAATGGTCGGCCGCATGATGGTCGAGCCTGCGTGA
- a CDS encoding ABC transporter ATP-binding protein produces the protein MNAVEIQGVSQRYGSMTVLHDLHLSLGEGEVLGLFGHNGAGKTTSMKLILGLLAPSLGEVRVLGRAPADPQVRRQLGYLPENVTFYPQLSGRETLRHFARLKGAALGQVDELLEQVGLTHAADRRVKTYSKGMRQRLGLAQALLGEPRLLLLDEPTVGLDPIATGDLYRLIDTLRQRGTSIILCSHVLPGVEAHINRAAILAKGRLQAVGSLAQLRAEAGLPVRIRASGLDQRDRWLSRWQEEGHSARSLNETSLEVVACNGHKLVLLRQLLGESEPDDIEIHQPSLEDLYRYYMERAGDVRAEEGRA, from the coding sequence ATGAACGCCGTTGAAATCCAGGGCGTCAGCCAGCGTTACGGCAGCATGACCGTACTGCACGATCTGCATCTGAGCCTCGGCGAAGGCGAGGTGCTGGGCCTGTTCGGCCACAATGGCGCGGGCAAGACCACCAGCATGAAGCTGATCCTCGGCCTGCTCGCGCCAAGCCTCGGCGAGGTCCGTGTGCTTGGCCGCGCCCCGGCCGATCCGCAGGTGCGCCGCCAGCTCGGCTACCTGCCGGAGAACGTCACCTTCTACCCGCAGCTCAGCGGCCGCGAGACGCTGCGCCATTTCGCCCGGCTCAAGGGCGCGGCGCTCGGCCAGGTCGACGAACTGCTCGAACAGGTCGGCCTGACCCACGCGGCCGATCGCCGCGTCAAGACCTATTCCAAGGGCATGCGCCAGCGCCTCGGCCTGGCCCAGGCGCTGCTCGGCGAGCCACGCCTGCTGCTGCTCGACGAGCCCACCGTCGGCCTCGACCCGATCGCCACCGGCGATCTCTACCGGCTGATCGACACCCTGCGCCAGCGCGGTACCAGCATCATCCTCTGCTCCCACGTGCTGCCAGGCGTCGAGGCGCACATCAACCGTGCGGCGATCCTCGCCAAGGGCCGCCTGCAGGCGGTCGGCAGCCTGGCGCAGCTGCGTGCCGAGGCCGGCCTGCCGGTGCGCATCCGCGCCAGCGGCCTGGACCAGCGCGACCGCTGGCTCAGCCGCTGGCAGGAGGAAGGCCACAGCGCCCGCTCGCTGAATGAAACGAGCCTGGAAGTGGTGGCCTGCAACGGCCACAAGCTGGTGCTGCTGCGCCAGCTGCTCGGCGAGAGCGAGCCGGACGATATCGAGATCCACCAGCCGTCGCTCGAGGACCTCTACCGCTACTACATGGAGCGCGCCGGCGACGTGCGCGCCGAGGAGGGCAGGGCATGA
- a CDS encoding ABC transporter permease, which translates to MNQVWNIARKELSDGLRNRWLLAISLLFAALAVGIAWLGAAASGQLGFTSIPATIASLASLATFLMPLIALLLAYDAIVGEDEGGTLMLLLTYPLGRGQILLGKFVGHGLILALAVLIGFGCAALAIALLVEDIELGMLAWAFGRFMLSSTLLGWVFLALAYILSSKVNEKSSAAGLALGVWFLFVLVFDLLLLALLVLSEGKFSPELLPWLLLLNPADVYRLINLSGFEGSSAMGVLSLGADLPLPGAMLWLCLLLWVAVSLLVAFAVFRRRMA; encoded by the coding sequence ATGAACCAGGTCTGGAACATCGCACGCAAGGAGCTCAGCGACGGCCTGCGCAACCGCTGGTTGCTGGCGATCAGCCTGCTGTTCGCCGCGCTCGCCGTTGGCATCGCCTGGCTCGGCGCCGCCGCGTCCGGGCAACTCGGCTTCACCTCGATCCCGGCGACGATCGCCAGTCTGGCGAGCCTGGCGACTTTTCTTATGCCACTGATCGCGCTGCTGCTGGCCTATGACGCGATCGTCGGCGAAGACGAGGGCGGTACGCTGATGCTGCTGCTGACCTATCCGCTGGGGCGTGGGCAGATCCTGCTCGGCAAGTTCGTCGGCCACGGCCTGATCCTGGCCCTGGCGGTGCTCATCGGCTTTGGTTGTGCGGCGCTGGCGATCGCCCTGCTGGTCGAGGACATCGAGCTCGGCATGCTCGCCTGGGCATTCGGTCGCTTCATGCTGTCCTCGACGCTGCTCGGCTGGGTGTTTCTCGCGCTGGCCTACATCCTGAGCAGCAAGGTCAACGAAAAATCCAGCGCGGCCGGCCTGGCGCTGGGCGTGTGGTTTCTCTTCGTGCTGGTGTTCGATCTGCTGCTGCTGGCCCTGCTGGTGCTCAGCGAGGGCAAGTTCAGCCCCGAGCTGCTGCCCTGGCTGCTGCTGCTCAACCCAGCCGACGTGTACCGGCTGATCAACCTGTCCGGCTTCGAAGGCAGCAGCGCCATGGGCGTGCTGTCCCTGGGGGCCGACCTGCCACTACCCGGCGCCATGCTCTGGCTCTGCCTGCTGCTGTGGGTCGCCGTTTCACTGCTCGTTGCCTTCGCCGTGTTCCGTCGGCGCATGGCCTGA
- the tatA gene encoding twin-arginine translocase TatA/TatE family subunit, protein MMGISIWQLLIILLIVVMLFGTKRLRGLGSDLGSAISGFRKSVSEGDSTPAAQESVRHEVK, encoded by the coding sequence ATGATGGGTATCAGCATCTGGCAGCTTCTGATCATTCTTCTGATCGTCGTCATGCTGTTCGGCACCAAGCGCCTGCGCGGCCTGGGGTCGGACCTGGGCAGTGCGATCAGTGGCTTTCGCAAGTCGGTCAGCGAGGGCGACAGCACGCCCGCCGCGCAGGAGTCGGTGCGTCACGAGGTCAAGTGA
- a CDS encoding NnrS family protein — protein MQVVDRRKALSIPPVWRLAFRPFFLAGAVFALLVVPLWVMAWTGLWPGFQPTGGWLAWHRHEMLFGFAMAIVAGFLLTAVQTWTGQVAPSGKPLMGLALLWLSARLGWLFGLPLALLIPLDLAFLFAVAVLMGRMLWAVRQKRNYPVLAVLTLMIAADALVLTGMARADDALQRQGVLAGLWLVAALMGLIGGRVIPFFTQRGLGWVEAIKPWVWLDVALLAGSALIALLHALGIALQAQPLVGVLLLLLGAGHLLRLGRWYDKGIWRVPLLWSLHLSMLWLVVACFGLALWHFGLLAQSSPSLHALTVGAMSGLILAMIARVTLGHTGRPLQVPTGMVPAFVLFNLGVAARVFLAAQWPVAGLWLAAACWSLAFLVYALRYAPMLLSARVDGHPG, from the coding sequence GTGCAAGTTGTCGACCGGCGAAAAGCCCTCAGTATCCCGCCCGTCTGGCGCCTCGCCTTTCGCCCGTTCTTTCTCGCCGGCGCGGTGTTCGCGCTGCTGGTCGTGCCGCTCTGGGTGATGGCCTGGACCGGTCTGTGGCCGGGCTTCCAGCCCACCGGTGGCTGGCTGGCCTGGCACCGTCACGAGATGCTGTTCGGCTTTGCCATGGCCATCGTCGCCGGCTTTCTGCTGACCGCGGTGCAAACCTGGACCGGCCAGGTGGCGCCCTCCGGCAAGCCGCTGATGGGCCTGGCGCTGCTCTGGCTGTCGGCGCGCCTGGGCTGGTTGTTCGGCCTGCCGCTGGCGCTGCTGATTCCGCTCGATCTGGCCTTTCTCTTCGCCGTCGCGGTGCTGATGGGGCGCATGCTCTGGGCCGTGCGACAGAAGCGCAACTACCCGGTGCTGGCGGTGCTCACGCTGATGATCGCTGCCGATGCGCTGGTACTGACCGGCATGGCGCGTGCCGACGATGCCCTGCAGCGCCAGGGTGTGCTGGCTGGCCTGTGGCTGGTCGCGGCCTTGATGGGGCTGATCGGCGGGCGAGTGATTCCGTTCTTCACCCAGCGCGGCCTCGGCTGGGTCGAAGCGATCAAACCCTGGGTCTGGCTCGATGTGGCCCTGCTGGCAGGCAGCGCGTTGATCGCCCTGCTGCATGCCCTGGGCATCGCCCTGCAGGCGCAGCCGCTGGTAGGCGTGCTGTTGCTTCTGCTCGGCGCCGGCCACCTGCTGCGTCTCGGCCGCTGGTACGACAAGGGCATCTGGCGCGTACCGCTGCTCTGGTCGCTGCATCTGTCGATGCTCTGGCTGGTGGTGGCCTGCTTCGGCCTGGCGCTCTGGCACTTCGGTCTGCTGGCGCAGTCGAGCCCTTCGCTGCACGCGCTGACCGTCGGCGCCATGAGCGGGCTGATCCTGGCGATGATCGCGCGGGTGACCCTGGGCCACACCGGCCGCCCACTACAGGTGCCGACCGGCATGGTGCCCGCCTTCGTGCTGTTCAACCTGGGCGTGGCGGCTCGCGTGTTCCTCGCCGCGCAATGGCCGGTGGCTGGCCTCTGGCTGGCGGCGGCCTGCTGGTCGCTGGCCTTTCTCGTCTACGCCCTGCGTTACGCGCCGATGCTGCTCAGCGCGCGGGTCGACGGTCATCCCGGCTGA